AGGAGGTGGAGATTCGCACCGTCAACCCCGAGTTCGAAGTGCTGGCCCGGGGAGGCTATCTCTACGGTCAGTGACGCGGGGCGAAGGAGGCTCTCCCCGCAGCGACCCTCAGCTGCCGACCCGCCAGCGCAGGTCGAGATAGCCGGAGAGGGCATAGAGCAGCCCCGTGGGATCGTAGGAGGAGTCGCCGGGGGGCGCCGCGGGGCGCGCGTGGCGCAGGGCCTCGGCGACGGGGAGGCCTTCCAGCAGGCCGTGGTGGAGGGCGATACCCACCTCTGCGGCCACGGCGTCGGAGACCGATCCGTAGGTACCCACCACCGCCCCGACCCCCGCGGCCAGCGCCGTTTCTGAGAACCCGTCCCGGCCGACCCGCTGAGCCGGCACCTCGGCATGGCCTTCGGCGCCCGCTACCGTGGCGGTGATCTGCGGCGGGATGAAGGCGCTGTAGTGGGTGTTGAGCACCAGCAGCGCCGGCGGCCGGCGGCCCAGGAAATAGCGTAGCTCGCTGGCCCGCAGCCGCTGATCGTCGGCCAGCAGGAGGTAGGCTTCCTGCTCGTCGAACCAGCCGTGACCGGCGAAGTGGACGATGTCCGAGGTTCCTCGCTGAAGCTCTCCCACCAGGGCTTCGCTGGTGGCCCGGCGGCCTTCCAGCAGCCGGCAATGGGACCCCGCTTCCTCATAGGCCTCGGCGATGACGTGGGCCTCGTCCCGGGCCCCCGGCAGATTGCCGGAGGGGTCGGCCAGGAGGAGCACCGAGGGCGGTCCGTCGATGCGCGGCCGGCCGCGGGCGCGGTCGGTGATGGCCACCGGCGCTCGGCCCATGGCCAGGCGCTGGGCCAGCTCCCGCTCGTCGCCCTCCAGCCGCACCCACTCCCACGGCCAGCGGGCCAGCTCCGGCGAGGTTTCCAGCCGCAGCAGGGACCCTTCCTCCAGCACGTCCAGGGCGCGGCGCACCCGCGGATCCAACAGCTCCGCCAGCCGTTCGCTGCATCGTCTCAGGAAGCGGCGAGCCTCGGCGGAAGTCCAGTCGACGGCGTGGCGCAGGTCGTCCAGCACGTGCTCCATGCGGCGGGCGGAGACGTCGCCGGAGACGCTCTCCCCGTCACCGGTGAAGCGGCTGTGAATGCGGCCCTCGGCGAGGTGGAGGCTGAGATTCGAGTGCTCCAGCACCTGCGGCACCGGCGCCGCGCTGCGCCGTCCGTCGATGCCCTCGCCGGGCGACGCTGGAGCTTCGGGGGGTGGTCCCAGGGAGGTTCCTCCGCGGGTGCCCGAGGGGGGAGGCGGCGGGGTGTCGGTGGAGGGCCCGGATCCGTAGTGATCGGCGGGGGGCATCTCTCCTTCTGCGCCGTACCCCGACCCTTTCCTCGGGGCTCGGATCTCCACCGATCCATCCCACTCTTCCTCGAACCCGCCTCCGTCCAGGTCCCCCGCGTCCCAGTCCCCGGCTTCCAAGTCATCCGACTCCAAGTCCCCGGCCCCCAAGTCTCCTGCTTCCCAATCCCCGGCCTCCAAGTCATACCGTCCGCCCATGGCGCCGGAGCGCGTCGCCTCCGGCTGCCCTCCCGCGGCCAGCGCCTTGAGAAAGCGCAGCACCTGGTGGTGCGGGCCGTCCCGGTGCCCCGGCTCCGTGGCGTAGGGCAGAACCTTGATGCTGGCGCTCTTCCACAGCACGTCTCGCTGGATCGATCCCAGGCCGCTCATCAGTGCGTAGCGCGGCGGTACGTTGCCGTCGAAGACGGTGAGCTGCTGGTCCAGGAGCAGCCGGAAGTCGGGATCCTGGAGGGAGTAGCCGATGAAGAGGATCGAGTGGGTCAGGAGGATGGCGGAGAAGACCTCGGCGAAGGCCGGATTGGCGTGGATCACCTCCCGGTAGTCGCGGGCGGTGAGCACCAGGGTCTCCTCCCGGTCGAGATCGCCGTGGGCCTTGAGCACGAAGGGGCGGCGCTCAAAGAGCAGGGAGCCCAGGCTGCTGCGGTCCTCGTGGGTGAGCACCCGCGGCACTGTCTTGCCCATCTGCGCGAAGGAGTTCTCCAGCAACGCGTCGTAGTTGGTGGTGACGATGCCGGCGAAGGGCAGGTTCACCAGCAGGCGATGGGGCGCCGGGACCTCGTCGGAGTCCGGCTGGAGGGTGTTGCGCAGGATCTCGTGGAAGCGATAACTGCCCAGGCCGTCGCGGCAATACTCCGCCACCTGCAGATAGTTGCCGTCGTCCCGCAGCCGTCCCAGCTCGCGGGCCTCCCGGCCGTCGGGGTCGTCTTCGGTGAGCTCCTGGCAGAGAATCTCCAGCAGCGCGTTCCACGACGGCATGCCGCTCCACGCCGACAAGCCGGCGCCGACGAAGAGCACGCACCGTCCCTCGGCGAGGTATTCTAGGAGCGCGGCGGGGGGCTTGACGGCTGAAAGTTTGGCGTCGGGCATCCACTACTCCGCACCCAGGCCGGTGCGGTCCTTGAAGGTTGGTCCAATAGTTGGCGAGAGTATAAGCGCTGGCGAGCCCGACAGCGACCTTTCGTCAACACGAAAATACCTCCCCGTGGCAACCCGAAGCCTTGACGCCCCATGTTCCTCATTTCTCGGAGACCTTGATCGATGCATCTGCCGCCCCGCAATCTCGCCGCTGCCGGACTCTCACTCGTCGTTTTCCTGCTCGTTCCCCTCTTGTTGGTTGCTGGGGCGAGCCCCGCTGGCGGGCAGGAAACTGGAACCGAGGAGCCCGTAGCGACCCAAGAGCCCATGCCTCATCAGGAGAGCCAGACCCATCAGGAGAGAAAGACCATGAGCCGAGCCGAAGGAACGTTCGAAGTGCAGCTGACGCCGCAGGAGGAGGGAGCGGGGGAGCCCGGTGGTGAGCCGGGACGCATGGTCCTCGACAAGACCTTCCAGGGCGACCTGGAGGCGAGCAGCCGCGGCCAGATGCTCACCGCCATGACCACCACGCCGGGCTCGGCGGGTTATGTGGCGATGGAGCAGGTCACCGGCAAGCTCGGCGGCCGCGAGGGCAGTTTCGTGCTCCAGCACAGCGGCATCATGACCGAGGGCCAGCAGCAGCTCTCCATCGAGGTCGTCCCGCGCTCCGGCAGCGGCGAGCTCGAAGGCCTCACCGGCACCATGGAGATCCGCATCGAAGACGGGCAGCACTTCTACGTCTTCGAGTACTCGCTGCCCTGATCGCTGAGAGGGAGCGGCCCCGGGCGAGGCGGTGACGCCGCCGCCCGGGGACCTTGCGACGCGCTCTCCTTACTCTTCGACCCCGAACCACTTGTCCTTCACAGCCGGTCCGAAGGGACCGCTGGAACCGCTCCGCCATTCTTCACCGACCTCTCCCCAGCGGCCGTTGTATGTGTTCCATCCGGCACCGGGGAGGGGGACGCTCTGTTCGCCCAGGTTGACCATGCGGTCCTGGCAATCCCAGATCGGCCCCAGCAGGGTGGTGTAGTCGGTTCGGAAGAAGTCGTAGGGATGCATCCCGTTGGCGATGAAGCTGGCGTGGGAGTCTACTGCCGAGTAGACCACCGGATGGCCCTGGTCGGTGCAGCGCAGGTCCGACCAATCATGCCACTCGCCGCCTTCGTGGGCCGCCAGGTAGACCGCCAAGGGCTCCAGAGTGGAGGCGTCCAGGCGCACCGTCATGTGCTCCCAATCGCCTTCGTGGGCGGAGCCGGCGGTGCCGTCGAACTCACCGTTGTAGGGGTAGAAGAACCAATACTGGACATCCAGCTGTCCCGCCGGCACGTTGTTCCAGGTCGCGGCGGGGAAGACGTGGGCGTAGCAGGTCCAGTCCTCGGGAGTGCTGCCGTGGCGGGTCAAGCTTTCCTCGCTGTCGTTGGGGATCTGGAGGAAGAAACTCGATTCGCTGATGCCGCTGGAACTTTCCAAAGCGCTGTCGTGGCTGCAGATAGGAGCGCCGTAACCGCTGCTCTGATGGGTTTGGGTCACGAGGCTGGCGGCGGTGACGGAACCCTTGTTGAGGATCTGGTGGTCAGGGCACGAAGCGCCGTGATGGAAGCGCATGTGCACCCGGTCCAGGTACCACTCGACGCTGGAAGGGCGCTGAGGATCGTTGAGATGCAGCCGCACCCGCGGCGCGAAGCGTTGCATGAGGATGTGCTCGAGCCCGTCGGTGAGTCCGTCGCTGTCGTAGTCGGCGGTGCCGTTGGGGTAGCAGGGACCTTGCCCCAGGGCCTGCCAGCCGCCGCCGGTGCATTGGTAGTACTGATTGTCGTCACCGCACACGGTCATGCCGCAATAGGTGGAGGTGGTGGGGATGGGAATGCCCTGGGGATCCACGGGATCGTAGTAGAAGCCGCCGGAGCAAGAGCAGGCGCCAGCGTCGTACTCGCAGCCTTTGCCGGCCTCTCCTTGTCCGCAGGGCCCGCCGCCGATGCCGTGCCAGCCGCTGGGGCGACATTCGTAGAGGTTCTCGTCCAGACCGCAGACCTGCATGCCGCAGAAGGTTGCGTCGGAGCTCACCACCGTGCCGTCGTAGGAAGTGCCACCGCTACAAGCACAGCGGTCCGGCGGCGTCCCGCAAGGCCCACCGCCGATAGCCTGCCAGCCACCGGAGGTGCATTCGTAGTACTGATCATCGGCGCCGCAGACTTGGTACCCGCAGTAGGTCTCCGCGGGGTCGATGGGATTGCCGTGGTAGTCGGAGCCGTAGTAGCAGGTACAGCTCTGGCCCGCTGCTGGTAGGGCGAGGGCGAAGGTGAAGATCAGGGCAAGACAGCTTAGAAAGAAAATACGCGACATCAAGGAATCCTCCAAAGAGACGAAAGCGAATTCACCCGTGCAGGCGAGCTGCGCAGGTGGCGAAGAGGGACGGTGGATGCCCTTGGTCAGGTCAGAAGATAGGAGGCCCGGATACGCTAGCACAACGATGATCTGTTGTGTCGAGCCGGGCGTAGCGTGTCACCCTCAGGTAGCATGGGGTCCGTGCTACCATGTCTGCATGATCCGGTCGTTCGCAGGCTCCGGGACAGAAGACGTTTTTCATGGCCGGAACACCAAAGGAGCCCGTAAGGCCTGCCCGCGGCAGCTCTGGAGGATCGCCGCTCGCAAGCTGGATCAGCTGGATTCTGTAGTTGTCCTGGACGAGCTTCGAGTTCCCCCCGGAAACCGGTTGGAAGCACTCCGGGGAGATCGGAGCGGCCAGTACAGCATCCGGATCAACGAGCAGTTCCGGCTCTGCTTCCAATGGACTGACGAAGGTCCCAGCCATGTCGAGATCGTTGACTACCACCGGGGATGAGAGAGAGGCCATCCGATGATTCTGGTACCCACCCACCGAGAACCCACCCACCCAGGCGAGATGCTCCGCGAGGAGTTCCTGGAGCCCATGCACCTCACTCAGCGCGAGCTGGCGGACGCGATCCATGTGCCTTATCAGCGAGTCAACGAGTTGGTGAATCGGAAGCGCGGGATCACTCCGTCCACGGCCCTACGGCTGGCCAAGTTCTTCGATATGACCGCGGACTTCTGGCTCAATCTCCAGCTGCGCTGGGATCTCTATCACGCTCAGCGGAGGGAAGCCGAAGCTCTGAGCAGAATCCAGGCGGTTCAGCGAGCTGGCTGACCATCCTTCGTCGGGCGCTCATAGGGCGCTTCGATCTGCAGCCCGGAGAGGGCGCGGTAGTGCTCCTGGTTGAAGGTCAGGAGGGTGGCGGAGGCGGTGAGGGCGCAGGCGGCGATGAGGGCGTCCAGGAGGCCGAGGTGGTGGGAGGCGTGGAGCTCGCGGAAGTCGCCCAGGGCGCGGTTGCAGGCGTCCTCGGAGGGCCACAGGATGGGCAGCGGCTCGATGAGCTTGCGCACCGCCTGGAGACTCTTCTCGTCCGCGGCGTCCTGGATCAGCTCCATGGCCACATAGCCCGGCACCGCCGGCAGCTCCTCTAGACCCTCGAACCATTCGATGGCAGCGCTGTGGCCCGCCAGGAGGTCGAAGAGAACGTCGGAATCGAGGAGCTGTAGGGACATGACCTAATCCTTCGCCGTCTGTTGGGCGGAGTTGCGGTGATCGTTGGTGTTGCGAAGCTCGGCGGCGTGGGCCGCGGCGTCGGTGATGTCCCGCCGCGAGCCGAGCACCTCCTCCCGCCGCCAATAGGCCACCACCTCCGCGCCGGTGCGCGGCCGCTGGACCCTCGCTGACGGCTCCTCCAGCAGCCGCAGGGCGTATTCCTCGAGGGATAGGCCGAGCTTGCGGGCCTCCGAGGTCAGCCGCCCTTCGAGCTGTGGTGACAGATTCAAGCGCAGAGTCGAGACCTGGGGGCTCATGGGGCGCCTCCCGGCCTCCAGCCCTGTTCCGGCTGGAGGTAGACGATGAACAGCGCCTGCCGTGCCTGGGTGCGGGAGGAGTTCTCGAATAGAGCCCAGACCACCGTGCCGTGGTCGGTCTTGATCAAGCCCGGGTGACCGCTCCACCGGGCCTCGCCCAGGCTGCACTCCTCACCGGCCTGGCAGTCTCCGCCGTCGTTGGCGTCGCGGACGGCGTAGCGGTAGCCGGTGTATTTGGTTTCCGGCGGCAGGCTCACCGCCAGCAGCTGGCAGCTGGCCGCGGGGTCCAGATAGGGAGCGATCTCCGCCGGCACGGTGTCGGAGAAGGCCAGGGGGGCCGGGTCGCTGGCCAGGTTCGGGCCGGCGGCTTCCGCCATGTCCCGCAGCGCCTGCTCCAGGTCTCGGGTGTTGCGCGGGCAGCCGGCGCCGCCGGCGGCGGTGTTGCGCTCGTGGGTCAGGGCCCACTCGCCGGTCTTGCAGCCGGGGCAGCTGGCCTCGGTGAAGGAGCGCAGCTCGGAGCGCCCCGGGGAAGGGATCATGGCCGGCGCCGGGGGAGCGGGGGGCTCGGGGACCATGGGCTGCGCTGGCGCTGCCTCCGACTCCTCGGCTTGGGCTGGCTCTTCGGGCCGAGTGGGCGGCGGCGTTGGCACGGCTTCGGGCTCGCCAGCCTCGGCCATGGCCCCTTCGGTTGCGGGCTCGGGCGCAGGGACCGGAGCCGCCTCGCTTGGCGCCTCGTCGGGCATCTCGTCCGGTGTCTCGGTCGGGGGCTCGGGCGCTGGCGGCGGGGTCGGCGCGGGCTTGACCGGTTCGGGCATAGGTTCCGG
Above is a window of Acidobacteriota bacterium DNA encoding:
- a CDS encoding PIN domain-containing protein, yielding MSLQLLDSDVLFDLLAGHSAAIEWFEGLEELPAVPGYVAMELIQDAADEKSLQAVRKLIEPLPILWPSEDACNRALGDFRELHASHHLGLLDALIAACALTASATLLTFNQEHYRALSGLQIEAPYERPTKDGQPAR
- a CDS encoding Vps62-related protein — its product is MSRIFFLSCLALIFTFALALPAAGQSCTCYYGSDYHGNPIDPAETYCGYQVCGADDQYYECTSGGWQAIGGGPCGTPPDRCACSGGTSYDGTVVSSDATFCGMQVCGLDENLYECRPSGWHGIGGGPCGQGEAGKGCEYDAGACSCSGGFYYDPVDPQGIPIPTTSTYCGMTVCGDDNQYYQCTGGGWQALGQGPCYPNGTADYDSDGLTDGLEHILMQRFAPRVRLHLNDPQRPSSVEWYLDRVHMRFHHGASCPDHQILNKGSVTAASLVTQTHQSSGYGAPICSHDSALESSSGISESSFFLQIPNDSEESLTRHGSTPEDWTCYAHVFPAATWNNVPAGQLDVQYWFFYPYNGEFDGTAGSAHEGDWEHMTVRLDASTLEPLAVYLAAHEGGEWHDWSDLRCTDQGHPVVYSAVDSHASFIANGMHPYDFFRTDYTTLLGPIWDCQDRMVNLGEQSVPLPGAGWNTYNGRWGEVGEEWRSGSSGPFGPAVKDKWFGVEE
- a CDS encoding type II toxin-antitoxin system RelE/ParE family toxin, producing MIRSFAGSGTEDVFHGRNTKGARKACPRQLWRIAARKLDQLDSVVVLDELRVPPGNRLEALRGDRSGQYSIRINEQFRLCFQWTDEGPSHVEIVDYHRG
- a CDS encoding DUF3224 domain-containing protein gives rise to the protein MSRAEGTFEVQLTPQEEGAGEPGGEPGRMVLDKTFQGDLEASSRGQMLTAMTTTPGSAGYVAMEQVTGKLGGREGSFVLQHSGIMTEGQQQLSIEVVPRSGSGELEGLTGTMEIRIEDGQHFYVFEYSLP
- a CDS encoding HigA family addiction module antitoxin; amino-acid sequence: MILVPTHREPTHPGEMLREEFLEPMHLTQRELADAIHVPYQRVNELVNRKRGITPSTALRLAKFFDMTADFWLNLQLRWDLYHAQRREAEALSRIQAVQRAG
- a CDS encoding SIR2 family protein → MPDAKLSAVKPPAALLEYLAEGRCVLFVGAGLSAWSGMPSWNALLEILCQELTEDDPDGREARELGRLRDDGNYLQVAEYCRDGLGSYRFHEILRNTLQPDSDEVPAPHRLLVNLPFAGIVTTNYDALLENSFAQMGKTVPRVLTHEDRSSLGSLLFERRPFVLKAHGDLDREETLVLTARDYREVIHANPAFAEVFSAILLTHSILFIGYSLQDPDFRLLLDQQLTVFDGNVPPRYALMSGLGSIQRDVLWKSASIKVLPYATEPGHRDGPHHQVLRFLKALAAGGQPEATRSGAMGGRYDLEAGDWEAGDLGAGDLESDDLEAGDWDAGDLDGGGFEEEWDGSVEIRAPRKGSGYGAEGEMPPADHYGSGPSTDTPPPPPSGTRGGTSLGPPPEAPASPGEGIDGRRSAAPVPQVLEHSNLSLHLAEGRIHSRFTGDGESVSGDVSARRMEHVLDDLRHAVDWTSAEARRFLRRCSERLAELLDPRVRRALDVLEEGSLLRLETSPELARWPWEWVRLEGDERELAQRLAMGRAPVAITDRARGRPRIDGPPSVLLLADPSGNLPGARDEAHVIAEAYEEAGSHCRLLEGRRATSEALVGELQRGTSDIVHFAGHGWFDEQEAYLLLADDQRLRASELRYFLGRRPPALLVLNTHYSAFIPPQITATVAGAEGHAEVPAQRVGRDGFSETALAAGVGAVVGTYGSVSDAVAAEVGIALHHGLLEGLPVAEALRHARPAAPPGDSSYDPTGLLYALSGYLDLRWRVGS